A DNA window from Drosophila sechellia strain sech25 chromosome X, ASM438219v1, whole genome shotgun sequence contains the following coding sequences:
- the LOC6615104 gene encoding innexin inx6, giving the protein MYAAMKPLSNYLRLKTVRIYDPIFTLHSKCTIVILLTCTFLLSAKQYFGEPILCLSSERQADYVQSYCWTMGTYILPAEDEWYGARSWEYALYAPASGAADDVNVSSLRALVAQNEQYARLISIAEGVGPETRGVTKRMYLRYYQWVFMILLFQSLLFYFPSFLWKVWEGQRMEQLCCEVGDALIVEATYRTRLQMLTRYFRAQFAPIHWCYSIKYSFCELLNVFISILNFWLMDVVFNGFWYKYIHALAAIPVYDWNLWNLMTSRVFPKVAKCEMFVYGPSGTPNVMDILCVLPLNILNEKIFAVLYVWFLFIALLATVNIVYRLLVICCPELRLQLLRTHLKGMPKAHVREVLASAGYGDWFVLMCVSINVNPSLFRELLEQLYAKLNQARCTDPVFAEQPSQQLPQLPHLQAKLERCPSRNCSLLIDPTADRHSICTVSSQRVMAVPTAPTINIMAPNDEIINLDIYYNESHA; this is encoded by the exons ATGTATGCCGCCATGAAGCCGCTGTCCAACTATCTGCGCCTGAAGACCGTGCGCATATACGACCCGATATTcacgctgcactccaagtgcACCATCGTGATCCTGCTGACCTGCACCTTCCTGCTATCCGCGAAACAGTACTTCGGCGAGCCGATCCTGTGCCTCAGCTCAGAGCGGCAAGCGGATTACGTGCAGTCCTACTGCTGGACCATGGGCACCTACATCCTGCCGGCGGAGGACGAGTGGTATGGCGCCAGAAGCTGGGAATACGCCCTCTACGCACCCGCCTCCGGCGCCGCCGACGATGTCAACGTGAGCAGCCTGCGCGCGCTGGTGGCCCAAAATGAGCAGTACGCCCGGCTCATATCGATCGCCGAAGGCGTCGGGCCGGAGACGCGTGGCGTGACCAAGCGGATGTACCTGCGCTACTATCAGTGGGTCTTCATGATCCTGCTCTTTCAGTCGCTGCTCTTCTACTTCCCCTCGTTCCTGTGGAAGGTGTGGGAGGGCCAGCGCATGGAGCAGCTGTGCTGCGAGGTCGGCGACGCGCTCATCGTGGAGGCCACCTACCGCACCCGCCTCCAGATGCTCACCAGATACTTCCGCGCCCAGTTCGCCCCCATCCACTGGTGCTACTCGATCAAGTACTCATTCTGTGAGCTGCTCAATGTGTTCATCAGC ATCCTCAACTTCTGGCTAATGGACGTGGTGTTCAATGGGTTCTGGTACAAGTACATCCACGCCCTGGCCGCCATACCCGTGTACGACTGGAACCTCTGGAACCTGATGACGTCGCGCGTCTTTCCCAAGGTGGCCAAGTGCGAGATGTTCGTGTATGGGCCCAGTGGCACCCCGAATGTCATGGACATCCTGTGCGTGCTGCCGCTGAACATCCTGAACGAGAAGATCTTCGCCGTGCTGTACGTATGGTTCCTGTTCATCGCCCTGCTGGCCACGGTGAACATCGTCTATCGCCTGCTGGTCATCTGCTGCCCGGAGCTGCGCCTCCAGCTGTTGCGCACCCACCTGAAGGGCATGCCCAAGGCGCATGTGCGGGAAGTCCTGGCCAGCGCAGGATACGGCGACTGGTTCGTGCTTATGTGCGTGAGCATCAACGTCAATCCTTCCTTGTTTCGGGAGCTCCTCGAGCAGCTCTACGCCAAGCTAAATCAGGCGCGGTGCACGGATCCCGTATTCGCGGAACAGCCTTCCCAGCAACTGCCGCAGCTGCCGCATCTGCAGGCCAAGCTGGAAAGGTGTCCCAGTCGCAACTGCAGCCTGTTGATTGATCCCACGGCCGATCGTCACTCAATTTGCACGGTGAGCAGCCAACGAGTGATGGCGGTGCCCACGGCCCCGACCATCAACATAATGGCGCCCAACGACGAGATTATCAACCTGGATATCTACTACAACGAGAGCCACGCATAG
- the LOC6615107 gene encoding chondroadherin, with protein sequence MCNSWLVLIIALSVVVCLWNSQQTETSKSCPAECICLSQTQVLCNTGGLEQIPLRQLPATVENLALTKNNFPIIKPDSFAGLRALKKLSLDGNNITRIKQFAFRGLPRLKELSIQYTPLQMVAQFAFAGLQNLSTILLSHNQIQRIEGNAFAGTSNIKLILLTNNPLIRIDSSAFSSLTNVGHLILPSGIRSIEQDAFFGMDTVGLLKLAYMDLKEVAPFTFRGLSNVLLLTLQESDLGVICADAFTGLTQVETLQILNNKIDSIEELNFTSTAAIKYLKFFGNHVLETPDPNSIIVDGVEHLQLVSNHFPCGCHIHTLLDGPLAEGAHNLTDFLQKNYCISPLEVNGRVMSELDIDSIGRCSDQLTKGNLGSSAASLALGINSMLLIAVASCAEWRHVRLLANRLAQLLGHVAWRRRRKRRKGN encoded by the exons ATGTGCAATTCCTGGCTGGTGCTCATAATTGCGCTCTCCGTTGTCGTCTGCCTGTGGAACTCGCAACAAACCGAAACATCCAAATCATGCCCAGCCGAGTGCATCTGCTTGTCCCAGACTCAA GTGCTGTGTAACACCGGCGGCCTCGAGCAGATCCCGCTGCGCCAGCTGCCGGCGACGGTGGAGAACCTGGCGCTGACCAAGAACAACTTCCCGATCATCAAGCCGGACTCGTTCGCCGGGCTGCGGGCGCTGAAGAAGCTATCGCTGGACGGGAACAACATCACGCGGATCAAGCAGTTCGCCTTCCGCGGACTGCCGCGCCTCAAGGAGCTCTCGATCCAGTACACGCCGCTGCAGATGGTGGCCCAATTCGCGTTCGCCGGGCTGCAGAACCTGTCGACCATTCTGCTGAGCCACAACCAGATCCAGCGGATCGAGGGCAACGCCTTCGCGGGCACCTCGAACATCAAGCTGATCCTGCTGACCAACAATCCGTTGATCCGCATCGACAGCTCGGCCTTCTCCAGCCTGACCAACGTGGGCCACCTGATCCTGCCCTCGGGCATCCGCAGCATCGAGCAGGACGCCTTCTTCGGCATGGACACGGTGGGTCTGCTCAAGCTGGCCTACATGGACCTCAAGGAGGTGGCGCCCTTCACCTTCCGCGGCCTGTCGAATGTCCTGCTGCTCACGTTGCAGGAGTCGGATCTCGGGGTGATTTGTGCGGACGCCTTCACCGGACTCACCCAGGTGGAGACGCTGCAGATCCTGAACAACAAGATCGACTCGATCGAGGAGCTGAACTTCACCAGCACGGCGGCCATTAAGTATCTCAAATTCTTTGGAAACCACGTGCTGGAGACTCCCGATCCCAACTCAATCATCGTCGACGGCGTGGAGCACCTGCAGCTGGTGAGCAACCACTTCCCCTGCGGCTGCCACATTCACACCCTGCTCGACGGACCGCTGGCCGAGGGCGCCCACAACCTGACCGACTTTCTGCAGAAGAACTACTGCATCTCGCCGCTGGAGGTCAACGGTCGGGTGATGAGCGAGCTGGACATCGACTCCATTGGCCGCTGTTCCGACCAGCTGACCAAGGGTAATCTGGGCAGCTCAGCGGCCTCGCTGGCCCTCGGAATCAACTCGATGCTGCTTATCGCGGTCGCCAGTTGTGCGGAGTGGCGTCACGTCCGGCTGCTGGCCAACCGGCTGGCCCAGCTCCTAGGTCACGTGGCCTGGCGACGGCGCCGGAAAAGGCGAAAGGGCAATTAG